A stretch of Oncorhynchus gorbuscha isolate QuinsamMale2020 ecotype Even-year unplaced genomic scaffold, OgorEven_v1.0 Un_scaffold_1923, whole genome shotgun sequence DNA encodes these proteins:
- the LOC124024547 gene encoding phospholysine phosphohistidine inorganic pyrophosphate phosphatase-like isoform X1 yields MAATSWEDSVKSLKGVILDMCGVLYDAGEDGGTPIPGSVEAVKRLKASDLQVRFCTNETQATREVFVAKLQRMGFDICVSEVFSPAPAAVAVLKERGLRPHLLVYDGVVPEFDSVEKANPNCVVIGDAAEKFSYQNLNDAFRVLIGLEKPVLFSLGRGKYYKEDEGLNLDVGVYMKALEYACDVEAEVIGKPDPMFFQKVLDDMKIQSHQTLMIGDDLVNDVGGAQHCGMKGVQVRTGKYRPNDEKHPTVTADGYVDNLAEAVETILKLRGQ; encoded by the exons ATGGCAGCTACCAGCTGGGAAGACTCCGTCAAAAGTCTGAAAGGTGTGATTTTAGACATGTGCGGCGTGTTATATGATGCTGGAGAAGACGGCGGCACACCGATTCCAGGCTCCGTAGAAGCGGTGAAAAG GCTAAAGGCCTCGGACCTGCAGGTGCGCTTCTGTACCAACGAGACCCAGGCCACACGGGAGGTGTTTGTAGCCAAGCTGCAGAGGATGGGCTTTGACATCTGTGTGTCTGAGGTGTTCTCCCCAGCCCCGGCTGCCGTGGCTGTCCTGAAGGAAAGGGGGCTACGACCCCACCTGTTGGTCTATGACG GTGTTGTCCCTGAGTTTGACAGTGTTGAAAAGGCCAACCCAAACTGTGTTGTCATAGGAGACGCAGCAGAGAAGTTCTCCTACCAGAACCTCAACGATGCCTTCAGAGTTCTCATAGGGCTGGAGAAACCAGTACTGTTCTCTCTGGGCAGAGG GAAGTACTACAAGGAGGATGAAGGCCTGAACCTGGATGTTGGGGTTTACATGAAGGCATTGGAG TATGCCTGTGATGTAGAAGCTGAGGTCATTGGGAAGCCAGACCCCATGTTCTTTCAGAAAGTTCTGGATGACATGAAGATTCAGTCACACCAG aCTCTGATGATTGGAGACGATCTGGTGAATGATGTGGGCGGGGCCCAACACTGTGGAATGAAGGGTGTCCAAGTGAGGACAGGAAAATACAG gcccAATGATGAGAAGCACCCCACAGTAACAGCTGATGGCTATGTGGACAACCTTGCGGAGGCTGTGGAAACCATCCTGAAGCTCCGGGGCCAGTGA
- the LOC124024547 gene encoding phospholysine phosphohistidine inorganic pyrophosphate phosphatase-like isoform X2, which produces MAATSWEDSVKSLKGVILDMCGVLYDAGEDGGTPIPGSVEAVKRLKASDLQVRFCTNETQATREVFVAKLQRMGFDICVSEVFSPAPAAVAVLKERGLRPHLLVYDGVVPEFDSVEKANPNCVVIGDAAEKFSYQNLNDAFRVLIGLEKPVLFSLGRGKYYKEDEGLNLDVGVYMKALETLMIGDDLVNDVGGAQHCGMKGVQVRTGKYRPNDEKHPTVTADGYVDNLAEAVETILKLRGQ; this is translated from the exons ATGGCAGCTACCAGCTGGGAAGACTCCGTCAAAAGTCTGAAAGGTGTGATTTTAGACATGTGCGGCGTGTTATATGATGCTGGAGAAGACGGCGGCACACCGATTCCAGGCTCCGTAGAAGCGGTGAAAAG GCTAAAGGCCTCGGACCTGCAGGTGCGCTTCTGTACCAACGAGACCCAGGCCACACGGGAGGTGTTTGTAGCCAAGCTGCAGAGGATGGGCTTTGACATCTGTGTGTCTGAGGTGTTCTCCCCAGCCCCGGCTGCCGTGGCTGTCCTGAAGGAAAGGGGGCTACGACCCCACCTGTTGGTCTATGACG GTGTTGTCCCTGAGTTTGACAGTGTTGAAAAGGCCAACCCAAACTGTGTTGTCATAGGAGACGCAGCAGAGAAGTTCTCCTACCAGAACCTCAACGATGCCTTCAGAGTTCTCATAGGGCTGGAGAAACCAGTACTGTTCTCTCTGGGCAGAGG GAAGTACTACAAGGAGGATGAAGGCCTGAACCTGGATGTTGGGGTTTACATGAAGGCATTGGAG aCTCTGATGATTGGAGACGATCTGGTGAATGATGTGGGCGGGGCCCAACACTGTGGAATGAAGGGTGTCCAAGTGAGGACAGGAAAATACAG gcccAATGATGAGAAGCACCCCACAGTAACAGCTGATGGCTATGTGGACAACCTTGCGGAGGCTGTGGAAACCATCCTGAAGCTCCGGGGCCAGTGA